The Urbifossiella limnaea nucleotide sequence GACAGGCCCTCCTGCTTGAGGAGGGTGTTGAACATCAACGGCATCCGAGAAGCCCTCGGGGCCAACGCGACAGGGTCTGCACGCCGTGTCGCCAGGTTACTACGCTTCCAGCTCGTCGGCCGGGTCGTAGAACTCGGCGACGTCTTCCAAGAACTCCGGCTTTACGTGCTTGACCATGTCCTTGAGCAGGTCGAGCCGGGCGCACAGCTTCGAGTACGGCAGGAACCCGCAGATGCGGTGGAGCGGGGTCTTCCGGTACGCGAACGTCGGCCGCGGAATCTCCTTCTTGAACTTCGTGTATCGCTCGTCCGGCCCGACCAGGTACAGCCGAATGTTGATGTTCGGCTGCATCGTGATGAGGTCCGACATCCGCAGCAGCCCCGAGTAGACGGCCGTCGTGTGCTCCACCTCGAACGCCGCCACGATGGCGTTCTCCTCGCTGAACCAGATGACGTCGATGTTCTCGACGATGCTGTTGGTCACGTCGTCGAAGTTCGTCGGGAGCGACCCCAGCAATCGAGGTACCGACCCGACCGCCGCCCCGTTCCATGTTTTTCCACGGTCGGACTTCGGCGCCCAGACCTTCAAGCCCATCTGGGACCCAAGGTCGAGAAGCCGGTACTGAATCTCGGTGTGGGTCGGGCCGCCGGTCTGGAGCGGCGCGTCCGGCTCGGCATCGACCTCGGCGACCGGGACGCCGACGACCGCGTCGATTTCCTCGCCGCCCTGGCGGAGCTTGGTCTTGTACAGATTCGCGGACCGCAACAGCTTCTTTTTGTCGACCGGCCGGGACACCGGCTTGGCCTTCGTGTCCTGGAGGACCTGGAGGATGCCGTCGCCGTCCGCGGGCTTGTACCGGGTGGGCGAGCTGCGGAGGAACCCCGACCACTGCTTGGCTGTCCCCCCGGCCGGGAAGAACGAGAGCTTCCCCTCGAACTGCTCCATCGGCACCCCGTGCTCGGGCGGCAGCATGACGAGCGGTTCGACGTCGAACCGGACCGGGAACGACTCTTCCTTCCAAATCTTCTCGTCGCTCTTGTACCGCTTGCTGGTCGCCTTGAGGGCCCCGACCCACCGCTTCACCCCGACCAGGTAGCACAGGAAGACGTCGCCCGGCTCGATGGCCTGGGCGCGGGCCCACTGGTGCTCCCGGAACCCGGTCACCTTCGCCCCCGCCTTCCGGAACTCCTCCCAGGTCGTGCCGGTGAACAGGTCGAGCCAGTAGGTCATGGGCGAGCCGCCGCGGCGTGAAGCAGAGGGTGTGTCAGAAGCGTATCAGGTGCGACGCGACCGACCGAGCAAAAAGTCGCCTGCTTGTTGAGGTACATAGCGACCGCCGATGGCGGACTCTCCACTGCCGCTGTCCTGCGCGATGTCCAAGAATCTGGAACGGGTCGGTGGGCTTGCCGGTGTAAATCCTGATAGACCGGAAGCCCACCCGCACCCCTACCGACCCATGCCCACCGAACTCCGCCGCATCCCCTCTCTGCCCGAGCCCGCGCACTACGCCGACGACGAAGGCCACATCTGGGCCGAGCGAGACGGCGTCGTCCAGCTGTTGAAGGAGCGGGTCCTAAAGAACGGTTACCTGGCGGTGTCCGTACGAGTCTGCGTGAAGGACTCGATTCGGAACGTCCACGTCCTCGTGGCCGAGGCATTTCTGGGCCCGCGCCCGCCTGGCCAGGTCGTCCGGCACGTTGACGGCGACAAGCTCGTCAACCGGCCTTCTTCATTGGAGTACGGGACTCACCAGGCGAACGCCGCCGACGCCCGGCGCCACGGAACCGCCCGCTACGGCGAGAATCATCCGAACGCGAAACTGACCGCTGAAAATGTTGTCGGGGTGCGGTTCGCGCTTCAGATGGGCGTGGCGCGTAAGGCCATCGCGCAGGAGCTCGGGGTGAGCCTCTCGGCCATCCATGACATCGCGCAAAAGCGGCGGTGGCGCGCCGAGCCGACGGCGGCGGTCGCGGCGGTGGCCCCGTGACCTACTTCCTCTGGTTCGACGGTGGCGCCGTCCCCGCCGGGGTCAGCCGCTCCGCCCACCTTACGTGTCGGTCAGCGGCCGTAGGGCGAGGAGCAGAAGAGCTACGGGGCAGAAGTACTCGCCATCGGTTGGCGCTGCCTTCCCCCCCGCTGAGCTGCGCTCACGTATCTGCCCTCCGA carries:
- a CDS encoding HNH endonuclease signature motif containing protein, translated to MPTELRRIPSLPEPAHYADDEGHIWAERDGVVQLLKERVLKNGYLAVSVRVCVKDSIRNVHVLVAEAFLGPRPPGQVVRHVDGDKLVNRPSSLEYGTHQANAADARRHGTARYGENHPNAKLTAENVVGVRFALQMGVARKAIAQELGVSLSAIHDIAQKRRWRAEPTAAVAAVAP
- a CDS encoding EVE domain-containing protein, giving the protein MTYWLDLFTGTTWEEFRKAGAKVTGFREHQWARAQAIEPGDVFLCYLVGVKRWVGALKATSKRYKSDEKIWKEESFPVRFDVEPLVMLPPEHGVPMEQFEGKLSFFPAGGTAKQWSGFLRSSPTRYKPADGDGILQVLQDTKAKPVSRPVDKKKLLRSANLYKTKLRQGGEEIDAVVGVPVAEVDAEPDAPLQTGGPTHTEIQYRLLDLGSQMGLKVWAPKSDRGKTWNGAAVGSVPRLLGSLPTNFDDVTNSIVENIDVIWFSEENAIVAAFEVEHTTAVYSGLLRMSDLITMQPNINIRLYLVGPDERYTKFKKEIPRPTFAYRKTPLHRICGFLPYSKLCARLDLLKDMVKHVKPEFLEDVAEFYDPADELEA